A segment of the Serratia fonticola genome:
AACGCCATAGTCACGCAAGCGCTGGCGGGCATCGGCATTCATCCAGTCGGTCGTCCAGGCAGGGCTGAGGCTGATGCTGATGCTCACCGGGCTGAAACCCGCCTCAGTCAGCCTTTGCTCAATGGTGCAGAGCAGATACTCGGTTGCCGGGCAGCCGGAATAGGTTGGGGTAAAAATGATGCGCCATCCTTCACCGTGGCGTTCGACGCCGCGCACCATGCCAAGATCGGTAATGGACAGAACCGGCAGTTCCGGATCGCTGATCTGACGCAGGCAATGCCAGATCTTGGCGATCTCTGCTGGCTGCAACCGAGAATTATTCATCGTCGCCTCTACCAGGTGCAGTTCGGATAAGCACGCTGCAGAAACTGCATTTCCGCCAGCATCGGGCCAAGATGTTCGCTGTGCCGCCCCTGTTTGCCTCCGTGGCGGAAGGCCTGCTCGGTCGGTAATGCCAGCGTGGCCTGTTGCAGCGTATCGTTCACCATGGCTTGCCAGGGCGCTTGCAACTGGCGGGGATCGACGGCAATGCCCTGTTCGGCCAGCCGCAGTTCAATATCGTCGGCATGAAACAGTTCCGCCGTGAAGCGCCACAGATCGTTTAGCGACTGTTGGATCTTCTGGTGGCTGACTTCGCTGCCATCACCCAGGCGGATCATCCAGCCGCGGCTGAAGCGCAGGTGGTATTCGGCCTCTTTCAGTGACTTGGCGGCAATAGCGGCGAGTTGCCCGTCGTGGCTATGGCTTAATGCCCGGTGTAGCAGTACATGGTAGTTATCCAGCAGAAACTGCCGCACCAGCGTGTCGTTGAAGCCGCCGTTAGGTTGTTCGGCTAACAGCAGATTGTGGAAATCCTGTTCGTCACGACCAAAAGCCAGGCTGTCTTCACTGTGCTGCGGCCCGGACAGTTCGGCAGCATAAGCCAGGAAGTTGCGCGCCTGGCCTAGCAGATCCAGGCCAATATTGGCCAATGCCAGGTCGATCTCCAACTCGGGAGCATGGCCGCACCAGCCGCACAGACGCTGTGCCAGGATGAGTGGTGTGTCCCCCAGGCGCAGGGCATAGCTGATTTTTGCATCGTTTATTGTCGTCATTGCCTGCCTCTACATGTTCTTGATGCCGTCGGGGAGGGGATAGAACGTCGGATGGCGGTAAATCTTGCTGTCGGCAGGGTCGAAAAACGCTTGCCGATCTTCCGCCTGGGAGGCGATCAAATAGCAGGATTTGACGACCCAGATCGAACTGCCTTCATTACGGCGGGTATAGGCATCGCGCGCGTTTTCCAGCGCCATCTGATCGTCAGCGGCGTGCAGGCTGCCGACGTGGCGATGGGCCAATCCTTGTTTGCTGCGGATAAACACTTCATACAGTGGCCATTCGGCGTGAGTCATGATTTTCTCCTCGATTAAGAGCCTAATGAGATAGGCCGCTAAGCTGCGTTTGCCGCATATTTGCTGGCGTGCGCCATCGCGCCATCCCGTACCCAGCTCCCCTCATCCCAGGCTTTGCGCTTGGCCTGCAGACGTTCGTGGTTGCATTGCCCACGTCCCTGGATCACTTCATGCAACTCATGCCAGTCGATCTCACCAAAGCGGTAGTGGCCATCTGTTTCGTCCCAGGCGAGGTCGCTATCAGGGGCGGACATACCCAGGGCTTCCAACTGTGGAACAGTGTTATCGATAAACTTCTGCCGCAACTCGTCATTGCTGTGGCGTTTGATCTTCCACGCCATGCTTTGAGCGCTGTGAGGGGAGTCGTTATCGCTGGGGCCGAACATCATCAGTGCAGGCCACCAAAAACGGTTGATGGCGTCCTGCAACATGGCTTTCTGTTCTTCGCTGCCTTGTGCCATGGCCATCACGATTTCGTAACCTTGGCGCTGGTGAAAGCTCTCTTCCTTGCAGATTTTCACCATCGCACGCGCATAGGGGCCGTAAGAGGCGCGGCACAAAGCGACCTGATTAACGATGGCGGCACCGTCAACCAGCCAGCCGATAACGCCGATATCTGCCCAGCTCAGCGTTGGATAGTTGAAGATGGAGGAGTATTTCATCTGACCGGCGAGCATTTTTTGGTAGATATCCTGACGCGAACAGCCGAGGGTTTCTGCCGCGCTGTAAAGGTAAAGGCCGTGTCCGGCTTCATCCTGGACCTTTGCCAGCAATATCGCTTTGCGAAGCAGCGTTGGGGCACGGGTCAGCCAGTTGGCCTCTGGCAACATGCCGATGACCTCGGAATGTGCGTGCTGGCCGATTTGTCGGATCAGGTTCTTGCGATAGGCATCCGGCATCCAGTCTTTGGCTTCAATGGCGATATCGGCGGCAATCTTATCTTCAAAATGCTGCTGATGAAGGGTATCAGTTGTCATGCTTGCCTCTTGGTGATACGTATTTTTTGTGTTGAATATAAAAATGTGAATCACTTTTAATAACCGTAAGGCTACAAGCTGATAACAATAAGATCAAACGTAATGTTTGTGATTTTGCGACGTCGCCCACAACTTTGTTTTTTAAATATTTGATTTTATTATTTTTTTAAAATTTGGTTGTGCTGGGTGCTTAGTCGGGAATCGTGTTTTCAATGTGGTGTTGTTTTAATTTTGTTAAATTTTAACTTGGCGGAAGGTGGAAAATATGTGATACGTAAATTAGCTTTATGCTATCAATTTATGAATTTCGGAGGCGCGAATGCAGCAGTTAAACAGTTACCTGGCCGGCGGTTGGGTATATGGCCAGGGTAAACCCCGGGAAATCCATCATGCCGTCACCGGTGAACCCTTGTA
Coding sequences within it:
- the paaD gene encoding 1,2-phenylacetyl-CoA epoxidase subunit PaaD yields the protein MNNSRLQPAEIAKIWHCLRQISDPELPVLSITDLGMVRGVERHGEGWRIIFTPTYSGCPATEYLLCTIEQRLTEAGFSPVSISISLSPAWTTDWMNADARQRLRDYGVAPPQGQTCEKPQAQGPIQCPRCSSTTTEKISEFGSTACKALYRCCECREPFDYFKCI
- the paaC gene encoding 1,2-phenylacetyl-CoA epoxidase subunit PaaC; translation: MTTINDAKISYALRLGDTPLILAQRLCGWCGHAPELEIDLALANIGLDLLGQARNFLAYAAELSGPQHSEDSLAFGRDEQDFHNLLLAEQPNGGFNDTLVRQFLLDNYHVLLHRALSHSHDGQLAAIAAKSLKEAEYHLRFSRGWMIRLGDGSEVSHQKIQQSLNDLWRFTAELFHADDIELRLAEQGIAVDPRQLQAPWQAMVNDTLQQATLALPTEQAFRHGGKQGRHSEHLGPMLAEMQFLQRAYPNCTW
- the paaB gene encoding 1,2-phenylacetyl-CoA epoxidase subunit PaaB → MTHAEWPLYEVFIRSKQGLAHRHVGSLHAADDQMALENARDAYTRRNEGSSIWVVKSCYLIASQAEDRQAFFDPADSKIYRHPTFYPLPDGIKNM
- the paaA gene encoding 1,2-phenylacetyl-CoA epoxidase subunit PaaA, whose amino-acid sequence is MTTDTLHQQHFEDKIAADIAIEAKDWMPDAYRKNLIRQIGQHAHSEVIGMLPEANWLTRAPTLLRKAILLAKVQDEAGHGLYLYSAAETLGCSRQDIYQKMLAGQMKYSSIFNYPTLSWADIGVIGWLVDGAAIVNQVALCRASYGPYARAMVKICKEESFHQRQGYEIVMAMAQGSEEQKAMLQDAINRFWWPALMMFGPSDNDSPHSAQSMAWKIKRHSNDELRQKFIDNTVPQLEALGMSAPDSDLAWDETDGHYRFGEIDWHELHEVIQGRGQCNHERLQAKRKAWDEGSWVRDGAMAHASKYAANAA